The nucleotide sequence TTCgtttcgtatcctgtatatcttaattcgtgattaTTTACTAGTTCTAGATAAGAAGTACTAGATAGTACTAGATAGTACTAATCTCTAAACCGTGATTAACTTTACAACCTTACAGTTaagtatttgttatatttttttttgtttattttgttataagtacCATActaccatttttaatattataatgtctaaagaCACTAAAGTGAGACCAACTCAAACCCAGATGAGGTATTTGGTTGATCTAATGGCCAATGATCAACAATTGTGTTCGGGCAAGTTTACTAAAAGTTTTACACATAAAATTACTCAACAAAGATGGGAAAGCATATCTATTCAATTAAATGCATTACCAGGTGCGGAGAAAAGTTGGAATAAGTGGAAGAaagtaagttaatttgtttGGTGGAGATATTAAttctataagtatttataattatttttttctgaactgAAAATCTCTGCTCTGCTAaaaatgagtaaaaatactataaccaaacttaaatcttatattaaaagaaattaagGGCCACTACATACTATCTTAAATGTTGTTATCTATCTTAAAAAACTCTTAATGAGTTATCttacatgtttaaataaatattatttgaagttgAGACTccaaactaatttaaattgattaggtattacatttttagtagaGTAGGTAATAGCCTATGAattaatctttttaatttttaaaaagtagttatctttaaattaattgtattgtaatattttagacaTGGCAAGATAATAGAAACATAACAAAATCTAAAGCGGCAGCCATTAAAAGGCACATAGGAGGTACAGGTGGTGGATCAAAATGCGAAATTGAACTAAATGAAGTTCAAAAGGAAATTTTACCTTTATTCAGCCAAGCATCTGTTAGCGGTCACTTTAATTCTGAAGAGTCAGTGGTTGAGTTTGACTTTGATGATATAACTAAAGATGTGTTAACtggtaaatttatatatatttcatttattttagtaatattcaatcgtacataaataattacacaGTATAGtctttgaattaaatatatttttatttgtataagtcCTACCAATTCatgttttattgtatgtatttcaCATTTTGTTAAGTAATGTTCAa is from Acyrthosiphon pisum isolate AL4f unplaced genomic scaffold, pea_aphid_22Mar2018_4r6ur Scaffold_20913;HRSCAF=22520, whole genome shotgun sequence and encodes:
- the LOC100573445 gene encoding uncharacterized protein LOC100573445; protein product: MSKDTKVRPTQTQMRYLVDLMANDQQLCSGKFTKSFTHKITQQRWESISIQLNALPGAEKSWNKWKKTWQDNRNITKSKAAAIKRHIGGTGGGSKCEIELNEVQKEILPLFSQASVSGHFNSEESVVEFDFDDITKDVLTDANELCIEELVETITYSNSEKENNEPPLNIKAVNENYYEPSTFEPLTTTTSAHKPNSKRKLTAGAKLDESNSIAERLAKISEEKCRVKAVYYDKKLKLMEENNKILKNIETVVSTFIHEKSKIL